In Rhodobacteraceae bacterium LMO-JJ12, a single window of DNA contains:
- a CDS encoding type II secretion system F family protein: MSISAEPLIYGLIFIGVLVLVEGLYLTVFGKSISLNSRVNRRLEMLEKGTNREEVMEKLRKEMHQHMKSRKIPLYSLLADKAQKAAIAFSPAQLMMIMVGLSGLAFIGLTVGTETAVEIRAVIAVAMGVGGVYFWVSGKAKKRLAMIEEQLPDAVELMVRSLRVGHPFSSAIQIVSKEVKDPLASEFGIIADESAYGRDMGEALKDMAERIGLQDLRFLAVAVTIQQQSGGNLAEILAGLAAVIRARFRLFRRVKAITAEAQWSGKFLSGFPVIALIAIMLLDPHYYDDVMEHPWFIPACLFVGGFLALNLIVMRWLTNIKV; encoded by the coding sequence ATGTCCATCAGTGCAGAACCACTTATCTATGGCTTGATCTTCATCGGCGTGCTTGTGCTGGTCGAAGGTCTCTATCTCACGGTTTTCGGCAAGTCGATTTCGCTCAACAGCCGGGTCAACCGTCGGCTGGAGATGCTGGAAAAAGGCACCAACCGCGAAGAAGTGATGGAAAAACTCCGCAAGGAGATGCACCAGCACATGAAATCGCGGAAAATTCCGCTCTATTCCCTGCTCGCCGACAAGGCTCAGAAGGCCGCGATTGCCTTCTCACCGGCACAACTCATGATGATCATGGTCGGTCTTTCGGGCCTGGCCTTTATCGGGCTGACCGTGGGCACCGAAACCGCCGTGGAAATCCGCGCGGTGATCGCTGTGGCAATGGGGGTTGGCGGCGTCTATTTCTGGGTCAGCGGCAAAGCCAAGAAACGCCTTGCGATGATCGAGGAACAGCTTCCCGATGCGGTTGAATTGATGGTGCGCAGCCTGCGCGTCGGGCACCCCTTCTCTTCGGCGATTCAAATCGTCTCGAAAGAGGTGAAAGACCCGCTGGCCTCTGAATTCGGCATCATCGCCGACGAAAGCGCCTATGGTCGCGACATGGGCGAAGCGCTCAAGGACATGGCCGAACGCATTGGCCTTCAGGATTTGCGTTTCCTCGCGGTTGCCGTGACGATTCAGCAGCAATCAGGTGGTAACCTGGCCGAGATTCTGGCCGGCCTCGCCGCCGTGATCCGCGCCCGCTTCCGCCTGTTCCGGCGCGTCAAGGCTATCACCGCCGAGGCGCAATGGTCGGGCAAGTTCCTGTCGGGCTTCCCGGTTATTGCCCTGATCGCAATCATGCTCCTGGACCCGCACTATTACGACGACGTCATGGAACACCCCTGGTTCATACCGGCATGTCTCTTTGTTGGCGGTTTCCTGGCACTCAACCTCATCGTGATGCGCTGGCTCACGAACATCAAAGTCTGA
- the pdeM gene encoding ligase-associated DNA damage response endonuclease PdeM: MNGYRFTLSGVNLEARGSGALYWEARKLLCVSDLHLGKAERIARRGGASLPPYETHDTLSRLDAELAATRAETVVCLGDTFDDREAVSSLSEQEQLWIARLQAGRRWVWIAGNHDPGPLDIGGTHLAELPLHPLLFRHIAQDTQSGEISGHYHPKARLSTKGGSITRPCFLIDDDRVILPAFGTYTGGLHAHDAVLSNLMREEALAVLTGPFPAPIPMPR, encoded by the coding sequence ATGAACGGTTATCGATTTACCCTGTCAGGCGTCAATCTCGAAGCGCGCGGCTCGGGCGCTCTTTATTGGGAAGCCCGCAAGCTGCTTTGCGTGTCCGACCTTCATTTGGGCAAAGCCGAGCGCATTGCGCGGCGCGGGGGGGCCTCCCTGCCTCCTTATGAAACTCACGACACGCTCTCGCGCCTCGATGCCGAGTTGGCTGCAACGCGCGCTGAAACCGTTGTGTGTCTTGGCGATACCTTCGACGATCGCGAAGCGGTTTCCTCTCTATCAGAACAAGAACAGCTATGGATCGCACGGTTACAGGCCGGACGCCGCTGGGTCTGGATCGCGGGCAATCACGACCCCGGGCCGCTCGATATCGGCGGCACACATCTGGCCGAACTGCCGTTGCATCCCCTGTTGTTTCGCCACATTGCGCAAGACACGCAATCGGGTGAAATTTCCGGCCATTACCACCCAAAGGCACGGCTGAGCACGAAAGGCGGCAGCATCACGCGCCCCTGTTTCCTGATAGACGACGACCGGGTCATCCTGCCAGCGTTTGGCACCTACACGGGCGGGTTGCACGCCCATGACGCGGTGCTCTCGAACCTGATGCGCGAAGAGGCGCTGGCAGTGCTGACGGGCCCCTTTCCGGCTCCCATTCCCATGCCGCGTTAG
- a CDS encoding formate--tetrahydrofolate ligase produces MSYKSDIEIAREAKKRPIQEIGAKLGIDSEHLLPYGHDKAKVSQEFINSVQGNKNGKLILVTAINPTPAGEGKTTTTVGLGDGLNRIGKKAAICIREASLGPCFGMKGGAAGGGYAQVVPMEEMNLHFTGDFHAITSAHNLLTAMIDNHIYWGNELEIDERRITWRRVMDMNDRALRDIVVSLGGVANGFARQTGFDITVASEVMAILCLATSLQDLQRRLGNIIVAYTRERKAIYCRDIGADGAMTVLLKDAMQPNLVQTLENNPAFVHGGPFANIAHGCNSVIATTTALKTADYVVTEAGFGADLGAEKFMNIKCRKAGLAPDCVVLVATVRAMKMNGGVAKADLGAESVQAVKDGCANLGRHIGNLKAFGVPVVVAINHFVSDTEAEVQAVKDYVVAQGSEAILCRHWELGSEGTQELATRVAEIADAGVSQFAPLYRDEMSLFEKIETIAKRIYRADEVLADKKIRDQLRQWEEDGYGHLPVCMAKTQYSFSTDPNLRGAPIGHSVPVREVRLSAGAGFVVVICGEIMTMPGLPRKPAALEIGLNDNGEIEGLF; encoded by the coding sequence ATGAGCTACAAATCCGACATCGAAATCGCCCGTGAGGCCAAGAAGCGGCCGATTCAGGAAATTGGTGCCAAGCTGGGCATCGATTCCGAACATCTGCTGCCCTATGGCCATGACAAGGCCAAGGTCAGCCAAGAGTTCATCAACAGCGTTCAGGGCAACAAGAACGGCAAGCTGATCCTGGTTACGGCGATCAATCCGACGCCTGCGGGCGAAGGCAAGACCACCACGACCGTGGGTCTTGGTGACGGGCTTAACCGGATCGGCAAGAAGGCTGCAATCTGCATCCGCGAGGCCTCGCTTGGGCCCTGTTTTGGTATGAAGGGCGGAGCCGCTGGTGGTGGATACGCGCAGGTCGTGCCGATGGAAGAGATGAACCTGCATTTCACCGGCGATTTTCATGCGATTACGTCGGCCCACAATCTGCTGACGGCGATGATCGACAATCACATCTATTGGGGTAATGAGTTGGAGATCGATGAACGGCGCATCACCTGGCGCCGTGTCATGGACATGAACGACCGGGCGCTGCGCGATATTGTCGTCTCGCTTGGGGGGGTGGCCAATGGGTTTGCCCGTCAGACCGGGTTTGATATCACCGTGGCGTCCGAAGTGATGGCCATTCTTTGCCTCGCAACCAGTTTGCAGGATTTGCAACGCCGGTTGGGCAACATCATTGTGGCCTATACCCGCGAGCGCAAAGCGATCTATTGCCGGGATATTGGCGCCGATGGCGCGATGACTGTGCTTTTGAAAGATGCGATGCAACCCAATCTGGTGCAGACGCTGGAAAACAACCCTGCCTTTGTGCATGGTGGCCCATTTGCCAATATCGCGCATGGCTGTAACTCGGTTATCGCGACGACCACGGCACTCAAGACGGCCGATTATGTGGTCACTGAGGCCGGTTTTGGTGCCGATCTGGGGGCCGAGAAGTTCATGAACATCAAATGTCGCAAGGCCGGTCTGGCGCCTGATTGCGTTGTGTTGGTGGCGACTGTTCGGGCGATGAAGATGAACGGCGGTGTTGCCAAAGCCGATCTTGGCGCCGAAAGCGTTCAGGCCGTGAAGGATGGTTGCGCAAACCTTGGGCGTCACATCGGCAACCTCAAGGCGTTTGGTGTTCCGGTGGTGGTGGCGATTAACCATTTTGTGAGCGACACCGAAGCGGAAGTGCAGGCGGTGAAGGATTATGTCGTTGCGCAGGGTTCAGAAGCGATCCTCTGCCGTCATTGGGAATTGGGGAGTGAAGGCACGCAGGAACTTGCCACCCGCGTGGCCGAGATTGCCGATGCCGGGGTGTCGCAATTTGCGCCGCTCTACCGTGATGAAATGAGCCTGTTCGAGAAAATCGAGACCATAGCCAAGCGCATCTATCGCGCAGACGAGGTTCTTGCCGACAAGAAAATCCGTGATCAGCTGCGCCAATGGGAAGAAGATGGATACGGTCACTTACCGGTCTGCATGGCGAAAACCCAATACAGCTTTTCGACCGATCCCAACTTGCGCGGCGCGCCCATAGGGCACAGCGTTCCGGTTCGCGAAGTGCGGCTCAGTGCGGGTGCCGGGTTTGTCGTTGTCATCTGCGGTGAGATCATGACGATGCCGGGCTTGCCGCGCAAACCTGCCGCTCTCGAAATTGGTCTGAACGACAATGGCGAAATCGAAGGCCTGTTTTGA
- a CDS encoding tetratricopeptide repeat protein produces MPRAVFSLFSFALLVACSAPLGPAQDSPFAPGAKNNAAAVDGLVVGHRLMDAGEHELALQAYTRAAAEHGLTVDVISALGSANLGLGRLGQAEKLLRRAIKTDPSIPENWNNLGVVLMEQRNFSEAEQVFRRAYALDNGESDSIRDNLRLALAKIETPAYDDDQEQDYKLVRRGSSDFLIRQIP; encoded by the coding sequence ATGCCACGGGCGGTATTTTCTCTATTTTCATTTGCGCTGTTAGTTGCGTGTTCCGCGCCATTGGGCCCGGCACAAGACAGCCCGTTTGCGCCCGGTGCAAAAAACAATGCGGCCGCTGTGGATGGTCTGGTCGTCGGGCATCGCCTGATGGATGCGGGCGAACATGAACTGGCCTTGCAGGCCTATACCCGCGCCGCCGCCGAACATGGTTTGACTGTCGATGTGATTTCGGCACTCGGCAGCGCCAATCTCGGGCTCGGCCGACTTGGGCAGGCGGAAAAGCTCTTGCGCCGCGCGATCAAGACCGATCCATCCATTCCCGAAAACTGGAACAATCTCGGCGTTGTGCTGATGGAACAGCGCAATTTTTCCGAGGCCGAACAGGTGTTTCGCCGCGCCTATGCGCTCGACAATGGCGAAAGTGACTCAATTCGCGATAATTTGCGCTTGGCACTCGCAAAAATCGAAACTCCTGCGTATGATGATGATCAAGAGCAAGACTATAAATTGGTACGGCGGGGAAGCAGCGACTTCCTGATACGTCAGATACCATAA
- a CDS encoding ATPase, whose translation MNMQPNAVMAPPPPRTIEEMNLPVIMMRDILLKTVFRKNVSEVTEMAKAICLPRQVTQELVDIGREQRLFEATGTLNASAGGEMGYQLTDAGKARALDALAQSEYFGAMPVPLDVYREQIKRQSIRNIQITREQLVGAMGHLVLPGELLDHLGPAVGAGRSILMYGPPGNGKSSISNGIRDAMGDKIYVPRAIEYSGQVITVYDPIVHSAAEQETDDPNSLRRRTTFDTRYVRCDRPTVITGGELTLDMLDLVYNPTARTYQAPLQLKSTGGIFIVDDLGRQQEPPQALVNRWIVPLEENKDILALQSGEKFEVPFDTLVIFSTNFHPNEIFDQAALRRIFFKIKIDGPNQEDFLKIFAMVARKRGIELDEAALIHLLKVKYPTIKNVYANYQPIFLIDQMIAVCDFEGIPYKMSPELIDRAWANMFVKNEKIVK comes from the coding sequence ATGAACATGCAGCCCAATGCCGTTATGGCCCCGCCGCCGCCGCGCACGATCGAAGAGATGAATCTTCCCGTCATCATGATGCGCGACATCCTGCTGAAAACCGTCTTTCGCAAGAACGTGAGCGAGGTCACAGAGATGGCCAAGGCCATCTGCCTGCCCCGACAGGTGACCCAGGAACTGGTCGATATCGGCCGCGAACAGCGCCTGTTCGAGGCCACCGGCACGCTCAATGCCAGCGCAGGTGGCGAAATGGGCTATCAGCTCACCGATGCCGGCAAGGCGCGCGCGCTCGATGCTCTCGCCCAATCCGAATATTTCGGTGCCATGCCTGTGCCGCTTGATGTGTATCGCGAACAGATCAAGCGCCAATCAATCCGCAATATCCAGATCACTCGCGAACAACTGGTCGGCGCGATGGGCCATCTGGTGCTGCCGGGCGAACTGCTCGACCATCTTGGCCCGGCTGTCGGGGCTGGCCGCTCGATCCTGATGTATGGCCCGCCGGGTAACGGTAAATCCTCGATCTCCAACGGCATCCGCGATGCCATGGGCGACAAGATCTATGTGCCGCGCGCCATCGAATATTCCGGGCAGGTGATTACGGTCTATGACCCCATCGTGCATTCCGCCGCCGAGCAGGAAACCGACGATCCCAATTCCCTGCGCCGCCGCACCACCTTCGACACGCGCTATGTGCGCTGCGACCGCCCCACCGTCATCACCGGCGGCGAACTGACCCTCGACATGCTCGATCTGGTCTACAACCCGACCGCGCGCACCTATCAGGCCCCGCTTCAGCTGAAATCGACCGGCGGCATCTTCATCGTCGATGACTTGGGCCGCCAACAGGAACCGCCCCAGGCGCTGGTCAACCGCTGGATTGTGCCGCTGGAAGAAAACAAGGACATCCTGGCGCTGCAATCAGGCGAGAAATTCGAGGTGCCGTTCGACACACTTGTCATCTTCTCGACCAACTTCCACCCGAACGAGATTTTTGACCAAGCGGCCCTGCGCCGGATCTTCTTCAAGATCAAGATCGACGGTCCCAATCAGGAAGACTTCCTCAAGATCTTCGCCATGGTGGCGCGCAAGCGCGGCATAGAACTTGACGAAGCCGCGTTGATTCACCTGCTCAAGGTGAAATACCCGACCATCAAGAACGTTTATGCCAACTACCAGCCGATCTTCCTGATCGATCAGATGATCGCGGTTTGCGATTTTGAGGGTATACCCTACAAAATGTCGCCCGAACTGATTGATCGCGCATGGGCCAACATGTTTGTCAAAAACGAAAAGATCGTGAAATAA
- a CDS encoding prepilin peptidase, with translation MEITQLSAMWFAPFVWPICAWAAWSDMATMRIPNKSVMALALVFVVLGLFLMPLPDYAWRLSHLVIVLLIGIIMNAAGMIGAGDAKFAAAAAPFIAGGDIRLILPLFAANLLAAFVTHRLARHSPLRQLAPGWESWNRGWDFPMGLALGGTLATYIGLGLYYGS, from the coding sequence ATGGAGATCACCCAGCTTTCGGCGATGTGGTTTGCACCTTTCGTCTGGCCGATTTGCGCTTGGGCGGCGTGGTCCGACATGGCCACCATGCGCATTCCCAACAAATCGGTGATGGCGCTCGCGCTGGTCTTTGTCGTGCTGGGGCTTTTTCTGATGCCTTTGCCTGACTATGCGTGGCGTCTCTCGCATCTGGTGATTGTTCTGCTTATCGGTATCATCATGAACGCGGCGGGCATGATCGGTGCCGGAGACGCCAAATTCGCCGCCGCCGCCGCGCCCTTCATTGCTGGCGGCGACATCCGGTTGATCCTGCCTCTCTTTGCCGCCAACTTGCTGGCTGCCTTCGTGACCCACCGTCTGGCCCGCCACAGCCCCTTGCGTCAACTGGCGCCCGGATGGGAAAGCTGGAACCGCGGCTGGGATTTCCCGATGGGTCTTGCCCTTGGTGGCACTTTGGCCACCTACATCGGATTGGGCCTCTATTACGGATCATAG
- the folD gene encoding bifunctional methylenetetrahydrofolate dehydrogenase/methenyltetrahydrofolate cyclohydrolase FolD — MTAQIIDGKAFAATVREKVAGHVARLKQDHAITPGLAVVLVGEDPASQVYVRSKGKQTVEVGMNSYEHKLDADTSEEDLLALINKLNADPAVHGILVQLPLPGHLDEALVINSVAPEKDVDGFHISNVGLLATGQKSMVPCTPLGCLMMLREHHGSLSGLDAVVIGRSNIVGKPMAQLLLGDSCTVTIAHSRTKDLPDVVRRADIVVAAVGRPEMVPGDWIKPGATVIDVGINRVDAPEKGEGKTRLVGDCEFESCAKVAGAITPVPGGVGPMTIACLLANTVTACCRANGLSEPEGLTA, encoded by the coding sequence ATGACGGCTCAGATCATTGACGGCAAAGCTTTTGCGGCCACCGTGCGCGAGAAAGTGGCGGGGCATGTCGCCCGGTTGAAGCAGGATCACGCGATCACGCCAGGGCTGGCGGTTGTTTTGGTCGGAGAAGATCCGGCGAGCCAAGTTTATGTCCGCTCAAAGGGGAAGCAAACCGTTGAAGTTGGTATGAATTCCTATGAACACAAGCTTGACGCCGACACCTCTGAGGAAGATCTGCTGGCGTTGATCAACAAGTTGAACGCTGATCCGGCGGTTCATGGTATTCTGGTGCAGCTTCCGCTTCCGGGGCATCTCGACGAAGCGCTGGTGATCAATTCAGTTGCACCGGAAAAGGATGTCGATGGTTTTCACATCTCCAATGTCGGCCTGTTGGCGACCGGACAGAAATCCATGGTGCCTTGCACGCCGTTGGGGTGCCTGATGATGCTGCGTGAACATCATGGCTCGCTTTCAGGGCTTGATGCCGTTGTCATTGGGCGCTCAAACATTGTTGGCAAGCCGATGGCACAACTTCTGCTGGGTGATAGTTGCACTGTGACGATTGCTCATTCGCGCACCAAAGACCTGCCTGATGTTGTGCGCCGTGCCGATATTGTTGTGGCCGCCGTAGGGCGCCCCGAGATGGTACCGGGGGACTGGATCAAGCCGGGCGCCACCGTGATCGACGTGGGTATTAATCGCGTCGATGCGCCGGAAAAGGGCGAAGGCAAAACCCGCCTTGTGGGGGATTGCGAGTTTGAAAGCTGTGCAAAAGTGGCCGGAGCGATCACGCCGGTGCCTGGGGGTGTCGGGCCGATGACCATCGCTTGCTTGCTGGCCAATACGGTCACGGCCTGTTGCCGCGCGAATGGGCTGAGCGAGCCAGAAGGGCTGACCGCCTGA
- a CDS encoding ligase-associated DNA damage response DEXH box helicase: MHPLPAPIAKWFAARGWSPHPHQLEMLARSGDPAQLLIAPTGGGKTLAGFLPSLAELGDAPAKGLHTLYISPLKALASDIKRNLHAPVEEMQLPIRIDDRTGDTTATRKKAQRADPPHILLTTPESLALLISYPDAAHIFAGLQRVIVDEIHALAESKRGDQLMLALSRLQVLAPGLRRVGLSATVDDPGAIATFLARHPDPCPILMADPGPPPQIAMLDTQEAPPWSGGGAAYAIPAILEQVKAHRTTLIFHNTRAQAEIFFHNLWLANDDALPIGIHHGSLDRAQREKVEAAMVRGELRAIVCTGSLDLGLDWGDVDLVVQVGAPKNVKRLVQRIGRANHRYNAPSKALLVPANRFEVVECRAALEAARENDLDGDPRGPGPLDVLCQHILIVACNGPFTSDQLFSEILTAGPYAALTRPDFDACLDFVATGGYAFRAYDRWQRLIARDETWQLRDPRAAARIRMNIGTIQDADLLKVRLRGRGPALGEVEEAFAASLTSGDTFLMGGKIVRYEGLREMTVEVSHDKGRAPKVAVFSGTKFSTSTQLSQRILRMFAQDDWPDLPVHTRDWLHLQRRVSRLPSPDRLLVESFPHDGREHICIYGFAGRNAQQTLGILLTKRMEDTGLAPLGFVATDYATLIWGLDPVFDAAPLFDITALRDGLDGWLAGNAVMKRTFRGVATIAGLIERNLPGQRKTGRQATFSSDILYDTLLKYDPDHVLMAITRIEAMRGLVDFARIEKLAARVQDHTDTLRLDRVTPLAAPLFLEIGKVPVKGAAEERLLREETERLMQAAGLARGTDKQ, from the coding sequence ATGCACCCCCTGCCCGCCCCCATCGCGAAATGGTTTGCCGCCCGCGGATGGTCGCCCCATCCGCATCAGCTTGAAATGCTCGCCCGCTCTGGCGATCCAGCGCAGCTTCTGATCGCGCCCACCGGCGGCGGCAAGACCCTCGCGGGCTTCCTTCCCAGCCTTGCCGAATTGGGCGATGCCCCCGCTAAGGGCTTGCATACGCTCTATATTTCCCCGCTAAAGGCGCTCGCATCAGACATCAAACGCAACCTGCACGCGCCCGTCGAAGAGATGCAACTTCCGATCCGCATTGACGATCGCACCGGCGATACCACCGCCACCCGCAAGAAGGCCCAGCGCGCCGACCCTCCTCATATTCTGCTGACCACCCCCGAAAGCCTCGCGCTGCTGATCTCTTACCCGGATGCAGCCCATATTTTCGCGGGATTACAACGGGTTATCGTCGATGAAATCCACGCCCTGGCCGAGTCCAAACGTGGCGATCAACTGATGCTCGCCCTGTCGCGCTTACAGGTCCTCGCACCCGGCCTGCGTCGCGTCGGCCTCTCGGCCACGGTCGATGATCCCGGCGCCATCGCCACCTTCCTCGCGCGCCACCCTGATCCCTGTCCGATCCTTATGGCCGACCCCGGTCCGCCCCCCCAGATCGCCATGCTCGATACCCAAGAGGCGCCTCCTTGGTCGGGTGGTGGCGCGGCTTATGCCATCCCCGCGATATTAGAGCAGGTAAAGGCGCATCGCACCACGCTGATCTTTCACAACACGCGCGCACAGGCGGAAATTTTCTTTCATAATCTGTGGCTTGCCAATGATGATGCACTGCCCATCGGAATCCATCACGGCTCTCTCGACCGCGCCCAGCGAGAGAAAGTCGAGGCAGCCATGGTGCGCGGAGAATTGCGCGCCATCGTCTGCACCGGAAGCCTTGATCTCGGGCTCGATTGGGGCGATGTCGATCTCGTCGTGCAGGTCGGCGCGCCCAAGAATGTCAAACGTCTGGTCCAACGCATCGGACGCGCAAATCACCGCTACAACGCCCCCTCCAAGGCGCTCTTGGTGCCCGCCAACCGCTTCGAGGTGGTCGAATGCCGCGCCGCGCTCGAAGCAGCGCGTGAAAACGACCTTGATGGCGACCCGCGCGGCCCCGGCCCGCTCGACGTTTTGTGCCAACATATCCTGATCGTTGCCTGCAACGGGCCGTTTACCTCTGATCAACTCTTTTCGGAAATCCTCACAGCCGGCCCATACGCCGCGCTGACCCGCCCCGATTTCGACGCCTGCCTCGATTTCGTCGCCACCGGCGGTTATGCCTTTCGCGCCTATGATCGCTGGCAGCGTCTGATCGCGCGTGACGAAACATGGCAGCTGCGCGATCCCCGCGCGGCGGCCCGCATACGCATGAACATCGGCACCATTCAGGATGCCGATTTGTTGAAGGTTCGCCTGCGCGGACGCGGCCCCGCCCTGGGCGAGGTCGAAGAGGCCTTTGCCGCGTCTCTGACGTCGGGCGACACCTTCTTGATGGGCGGTAAAATCGTTCGATATGAAGGGCTTAGAGAAATGACCGTCGAGGTCTCGCACGACAAGGGGCGCGCGCCCAAGGTCGCGGTTTTCTCGGGCACAAAGTTCTCCACATCCACCCAGTTATCCCAGCGCATTCTGCGAATGTTCGCCCAAGACGACTGGCCGGACCTACCCGTTCACACCCGTGATTGGCTGCACCTGCAACGCCGCGTTTCCCGTCTTCCCTCGCCCGACCGACTGTTGGTCGAAAGCTTCCCCCACGACGGGCGCGAACACATCTGCATCTATGGTTTCGCCGGTCGCAATGCCCAGCAAACACTGGGGATTCTGCTTACCAAACGTATGGAGGACACGGGGCTTGCCCCGCTCGGTTTCGTCGCCACCGACTATGCAACGCTGATCTGGGGGCTCGATCCGGTATTTGACGCTGCGCCGCTTTTCGACATCACGGCCCTGCGCGACGGCCTCGATGGCTGGCTGGCGGGCAACGCCGTGATGAAGCGCACATTTCGCGGCGTCGCAACCATCGCAGGGCTGATCGAGCGCAATCTCCCGGGCCAACGCAAGACCGGACGGCAGGCGACTTTTTCCTCCGATATTCTCTATGACACCTTGCTGAAATACGACCCCGATCACGTACTGATGGCAATCACCCGGATCGAGGCAATGCGTGGGTTGGTTGATTTTGCCCGGATCGAAAAACTGGCCGCTCGCGTGCAGGACCACACCGATACCCTACGTCTCGACCGCGTCACACCGCTGGCCGCTCCTCTTTTCCTTGAGATCGGCAAGGTGCCCGTCAAAGGTGCAGCCGAAGAACGATTGCTCAGGGAAGAAACCGAACGCCTGATGCAAGCGGCGGGGCTGGCCCGAGGGACAGACAAGCAATAA
- a CDS encoding type II secretion system F family protein: MDALYKFLTDMLGPMGPLIAVGFLGVVMILLTLPLFLTKQEDPLDKLKKSNNAHKSSQDVKEKLRAKQRNDKLEKYATFLEPQSEEELAGIKLKLMQAGYRDRDAVRYYHFSQFALGIGFLIVGVIYFILVKSGTDVTTQQTLMYILGPGAAGYMLPKYWVNKRQASRQEEITNGFPDSLDMMLVCVEAGQSMDQAIIKVASEIRASYPSLADEFEMVAHEIKAGKDKPSVLNDMSERCGVQDVSSFVTVLNQSQSFGTPISDALRVYAGEMRDKRVMRAEEAANKLPTKMTLATMMLTVPPLLIILVGPSVHGISQLGAIGN; encoded by the coding sequence ATGGACGCACTCTACAAATTCCTGACCGACATGCTCGGTCCGATGGGACCACTGATCGCGGTCGGCTTTCTGGGCGTGGTGATGATCCTGCTCACCCTGCCGCTCTTCCTGACAAAACAGGAAGACCCGCTGGACAAGCTCAAGAAGAGCAACAACGCGCATAAATCATCCCAGGATGTGAAAGAAAAGCTGCGCGCGAAACAGCGTAACGACAAGCTGGAAAAATACGCCACCTTCCTCGAACCACAAAGCGAAGAAGAACTGGCTGGCATCAAGCTCAAGCTGATGCAGGCGGGGTATCGTGACCGCGATGCCGTGCGCTATTACCACTTCTCCCAATTCGCGCTCGGTATCGGTTTTCTGATCGTCGGGGTGATCTATTTCATCCTGGTCAAATCGGGCACCGATGTCACGACGCAGCAGACGTTGATGTATATTCTCGGCCCCGGTGCTGCGGGTTACATGCTCCCGAAGTATTGGGTCAACAAACGCCAGGCTTCACGTCAGGAAGAAATCACCAACGGTTTCCCCGACTCCCTCGACATGATGCTGGTTTGCGTCGAAGCGGGGCAGTCGATGGATCAGGCGATCATCAAGGTGGCGAGCGAAATCCGCGCGTCCTACCCCTCGCTTGCCGACGAATTCGAAATGGTCGCGCATGAGATCAAGGCCGGCAAGGACAAACCTTCAGTGCTCAACGACATGTCAGAACGCTGTGGCGTGCAGGATGTGTCAAGCTTTGTGACCGTGTTGAACCAGTCGCAATCCTTCGGCACGCCGATCTCCGACGCGCTGCGCGTCTACGCTGGCGAAATGCGCGACAAGCGGGTGATGCGGGCCGAAGAAGCTGCCAACAAGCTGCCAACCAAGATGACGCTGGCAACGATGATGTTGACGGTTCCGCCGTTGCTGATCATCCTTGTCGGCCCATCGGTTCATGGCATTTCCCAGCTCGGTGCCATCGGCAACTGA